A genomic region of Nostoc sp. UHCC 0702 contains the following coding sequences:
- a CDS encoding substrate-binding domain-containing protein — protein MDNTNQKKALIKTDVAVFVRGLLIGKALTLVVIGGLLWWLLKPSEVSRQSSNSSSDESFKAISFGTSTFESLPNVPIDSFNYGGSAAWAPIRQLVDSQILSARPELQLRYLNPVNGSPSSSSGIRMLLDGQFDFAQSSRPLTDEEKAIARQRGLTLEQRQVGIDAIAVIVNPSLNIPGLTIKQLQQIYLGEINNWKQVGGPNLAITPFSQRLEKADTVIFSTKSDFDKQALNSQIKYVYSSTEAVRQVSKNAGAIYYDSARAVISQCSVKPLPLGRTSSELIPPYREPLVSPDQCPRQRNRVNTEAIKNDSYPITTSLFVIIKQNKDREQKVGEAYSNLLLTDQGQNALEQAGFTGVRK, from the coding sequence ATGGACAATACAAACCAAAAAAAAGCCTTAATAAAAACAGATGTTGCAGTATTTGTGAGAGGTTTGCTTATTGGCAAGGCGTTAACACTTGTAGTTATTGGCGGACTGCTCTGGTGGTTACTCAAGCCTAGTGAAGTGTCCCGCCAGAGCAGTAACTCTAGCTCTGATGAAAGTTTCAAGGCTATCTCTTTTGGTACATCAACCTTTGAGTCACTTCCTAATGTCCCAATCGACTCATTCAACTATGGCGGGAGTGCAGCTTGGGCACCTATTCGGCAATTAGTAGATTCTCAAATCCTCAGCGCTCGTCCTGAACTACAATTGCGCTATTTAAACCCCGTTAACGGTAGCCCAAGTTCTAGCTCAGGTATACGTATGTTGCTTGACGGACAATTTGATTTTGCTCAATCTTCCCGTCCCCTCACAGATGAAGAAAAAGCCATTGCTAGACAGCGAGGCTTGACACTTGAGCAACGTCAGGTAGGCATTGATGCCATAGCGGTGATAGTCAACCCATCACTGAACATACCAGGTTTAACTATTAAACAGTTGCAGCAGATTTATTTAGGGGAGATTAATAACTGGAAACAGGTGGGTGGGCCAAACCTAGCCATTACTCCTTTCTCTCAACGACTAGAGAAGGCAGACACAGTAATTTTTTCTACAAAAAGTGATTTTGACAAGCAAGCGCTTAACTCTCAGATCAAGTATGTATACTCTAGCACAGAGGCTGTGCGGCAAGTTAGCAAAAACGCTGGTGCTATATATTACGATTCTGCGCGTGCAGTGATATCTCAATGTAGTGTGAAACCTTTACCACTGGGCCGCACTTCTAGTGAGCTAATTCCACCCTACCGCGAACCCTTGGTGTCACCTGATCAATGCCCGCGTCAGCGCAACCGGGTAAATACTGAAGCTATCAAAAATGACAGCTATCCTATTACCACTAGTTTGTTTGTGATTATTAAGCAAAACAAAGACCGGGAACAGAAGGTTGGCGAAGCCTATAGCAATCTTTTACTTACCGACCAAGGTCAAAATGCACTTGAACAAGCTGGGTTCACAGGGGTTCGCAAGTGA